A single region of the Hyphomonas adhaerens MHS-3 genome encodes:
- a CDS encoding HdeD family acid-resistance protein, translating to MENQRPKGLGGHWRLYVAMGVLSLLGGLFALLNPVAASFFVLQIVAFLFILLGGMQVAFTLRSPFGLSWFDLGMGVLQILLGVMLLANQLGGLVSLTLILAFLFMLEGVILVLAGTNLRPFRPWLWLVVGGTISILLAVFVLMNLPEAAATLLGLLLGIDLMSNGLWLVAAGLMLRDVKD from the coding sequence ATGGAAAACCAACGTCCCAAAGGTCTTGGCGGCCACTGGCGGCTTTATGTGGCGATGGGCGTGCTGTCGCTGCTAGGCGGCCTGTTCGCCCTTCTGAATCCTGTTGCCGCTTCATTCTTTGTCCTGCAGATCGTGGCCTTCCTGTTTATCCTGCTGGGCGGGATGCAGGTGGCTTTCACGCTGCGCTCGCCATTCGGCTTGTCCTGGTTCGACCTTGGTATGGGCGTCCTCCAGATCCTTCTGGGCGTCATGCTGCTGGCGAATCAGTTGGGCGGGCTCGTCTCTCTGACGCTGATCCTGGCGTTCCTGTTCATGCTGGAAGGCGTGATCCTGGTGCTGGCGGGGACAAATTTGCGCCCGTTCCGCCCCTGGCTCTGGCTGGTGGTCGGCGGGACGATCTCGATCCTGCTGGCCGTGTTCGTGCTGATGAACCTGCCGGAAGCGGCAGCCACGCTGCTCGGCCTGCTGCTGGGGATCGATCTTATGTCGAACGGACTCTGGCTCGTTGCGGCGGGCCTGATGCTCCGCGACGTCAAGGACTGA
- a CDS encoding YybH family protein, whose amino-acid sequence MKSFFAAAAVACLPLVACTTQDAAPIAAINAQSEAETAAITAMLEAQDAAWNRGDIDGFMDGYWKSPELRFASGGKVTRGWDETNARYHNTYGGPETMGTLVTDDYEIVLLGPDAAVAHGRWKLTGREGTPWGLYTLVLRKMGGTWKIVSDTTTSAG is encoded by the coding sequence ATGAAATCCTTTTTCGCTGCCGCCGCCGTCGCCTGCCTGCCGCTGGTGGCTTGTACCACGCAGGACGCCGCGCCGATCGCTGCCATCAACGCCCAGAGCGAGGCGGAGACCGCTGCGATCACGGCCATGCTTGAAGCGCAGGATGCGGCCTGGAACCGGGGCGACATTGATGGCTTCATGGACGGCTACTGGAAGTCGCCTGAGCTGCGCTTTGCGTCCGGCGGCAAGGTCACGCGCGGCTGGGACGAGACCAATGCCCGCTACCACAATACTTATGGCGGTCCGGAGACGATGGGCACGCTGGTGACCGACGATTACGAGATCGTGCTGCTGGGTCCGGATGCCGCCGTCGCGCACGGACGGTGGAAGCTGACAGGACGCGAAGGGACGCCGTGGGGGCTCTACACGCTGGTCCTGCGCAAGATGGGCGGTACGTGGAAGATCGTTTCCGACACGACCACGTCTGCCGGTTAA
- a CDS encoding ion transporter, with protein sequence MKRATLDQTTANFALERSIERPWFRSFITGLIIFNAVILGILTYRHSLPAELVLTLEVMDHGITYVFAVEILLKLVVYRLQFFRVGWNWFDFIVVGISLIPGGGAFSVLRALRVLRVLRLLHVVPVMRRITEALLKALPGMGAIVAVLALVTYVAAVMATNMFGNTETEEVRQLFGDLPSSALSLFQVMTMDGWRFEVMQKVIDDGHPMAWLFFLIFIFVASFAILNLFIALVVDSLAAEQKAVLEEGLEDLEEEFEEERGEADDARHEVLAVLKQLQQEMAELKAAVAARPGPGE encoded by the coding sequence ATGAAACGAGCGACACTCGACCAGACGACGGCGAATTTTGCGTTGGAACGCTCGATCGAGCGGCCATGGTTCCGCAGTTTCATCACCGGCCTCATCATCTTCAACGCCGTGATCCTGGGCATCCTGACCTACCGGCATTCCCTGCCGGCGGAACTGGTCCTGACGCTGGAGGTCATGGACCATGGGATCACCTATGTCTTCGCGGTGGAGATCCTGCTGAAGCTGGTGGTCTACCGGCTCCAGTTCTTCCGGGTGGGCTGGAACTGGTTCGACTTCATCGTCGTCGGTATTTCGCTGATCCCGGGCGGGGGCGCGTTCAGCGTCCTGCGGGCCCTGCGCGTGTTGCGAGTGCTGCGCCTGCTGCATGTCGTGCCGGTGATGCGCCGGATTACCGAAGCCTTGCTCAAGGCCCTGCCGGGCATGGGGGCGATTGTCGCCGTGCTGGCGCTGGTGACCTATGTCGCTGCGGTGATGGCCACCAACATGTTCGGCAATACCGAGACCGAGGAAGTCCGCCAATTGTTCGGGGACCTGCCAAGCTCGGCCCTGTCCCTGTTCCAGGTAATGACCATGGATGGCTGGCGGTTTGAAGTCATGCAGAAGGTGATCGATGACGGCCACCCGATGGCGTGGCTGTTCTTCCTGATCTTCATCTTCGTGGCCAGTTTCGCCATCCTCAACCTGTTCATCGCCCTGGTCGTGGATTCGCTGGCAGCCGAGCAGAAAGCGGTGCTCGAAGAAGGGCTTGAGGACCTGGAGGAGGAGTTCGAGGAAGAGCGCGGCGAGGCCGATGATGCGCGACACGAAGTCCTGGCTGTTCTGAAGCAATTGCAACAGGAAATGGCGGAGCTTAAAGCAGCGGTCGCCGCCCGGCCCGGCCCCGGCGAGTAG
- a CDS encoding molecular chaperone DjiA, whose amino-acid sequence MSLWTRLLEGGRRLFDPDITHEDEARDPGEVPCAPDPNDVGFTAAVVGLGAKLAKADGTVSDKEIMVFSRVFRAPPEEADNVRRVFNLARQTVRGYEGYARRIGRRYHDRPCLLEGVMDGLFQIAGADGVITQDELTYLQNVSEAFGFSEATFRRIKAAHMGPDRNDPYHVLGVAHDAEFDVIRAAYRRLMADHHPDRVIQMGAPREFEDAAHAKAAAITAAYAQIRTERGLLIRQEY is encoded by the coding sequence ATGAGCCTGTGGACGCGACTTCTTGAAGGCGGCAGACGCCTTTTTGATCCCGACATCACGCATGAGGACGAAGCCCGCGACCCGGGGGAGGTTCCGTGCGCGCCGGACCCGAACGATGTGGGCTTTACTGCAGCGGTTGTTGGCCTCGGCGCCAAGCTCGCCAAGGCGGACGGCACCGTTTCCGACAAGGAAATCATGGTGTTCTCCCGCGTCTTCCGTGCCCCGCCGGAAGAGGCCGACAATGTACGCCGGGTGTTCAATCTCGCCCGCCAGACGGTGCGGGGCTATGAGGGCTATGCCCGCCGGATCGGCCGGCGCTACCATGACCGGCCCTGCCTGCTGGAAGGCGTGATGGACGGCCTGTTCCAGATCGCGGGCGCGGACGGCGTCATTACACAGGACGAGCTGACCTATCTGCAGAATGTGTCGGAGGCCTTCGGCTTCAGCGAAGCGACGTTCCGCCGGATCAAGGCCGCCCATATGGGGCCGGACCGGAACGATCCCTATCACGTTCTGGGTGTGGCCCACGACGCCGAGTTCGATGTCATCCGCGCGGCCTATCGGCGCCTGATGGCGGATCACCACCCCGACCGGGTGATCCAGATGGGCGCGCCGCGGGAATTCGAGGATGCCGCCCATGCCAAGGCTGCAGCGATCACCGCCGCCTATGCGCAGATCCGGACCGAGCGGGGCCTGCTGATCCGGCAGGAATATTGA
- a CDS encoding BlaI/MecI/CopY family transcriptional regulator codes for MSQPNSSELIVLKHLWSAGPQSAREVHQAVGPGQGWKPSTTRTVIARMEEKGWVERQDMHGMAVFSAVLDRTATLGGLVRHLARQVLDMDGPIPAALFAESPHLSDAELDELDAIINAAEDETKGGKS; via the coding sequence ATGTCCCAGCCCAATTCCTCCGAACTCATCGTGTTGAAGCACCTCTGGTCCGCCGGGCCGCAGAGCGCGCGCGAAGTGCATCAGGCCGTCGGTCCGGGGCAGGGGTGGAAGCCGTCCACCACGCGCACCGTGATCGCCCGGATGGAAGAGAAGGGGTGGGTGGAACGCCAGGACATGCATGGCATGGCCGTCTTCTCCGCCGTGCTGGACCGCACCGCCACGCTGGGCGGGCTTGTCCGCCATCTGGCCCGGCAAGTGCTCGACATGGACGGGCCGATCCCGGCCGCCCTGTTTGCCGAAAGCCCGCATCTGTCCGATGCCGAACTGGACGAACTGGACGCCATCATCAACGCCGCCGAGGATGAGACGAAAGGGGGCAAGTCATGA
- a CDS encoding M23/M56 family metallopeptidase, whose product MSPLGLVLLALGWSAAVWAGASLICRKQPPPKVAQAIWRGAGLALAAPFAASLVVPGFSADIAAPLAELPLLEPVMAVPPQGTGAAAPAAGLRMPDIGTLILAVIAAGWAVRFLLWAISQVRLQRLKARAMRTRRPIGHWAEAVGLARTPHVQVIPRGAPFLAGILKRSVYVPAALINGAGASEVIVHELVHLKRGDLIARPLERIVADIFWFSPFAWWIRGQLDFWREAVVDEDTVELTGDRIAYARTLTSAARVSRDEAVLPVAAFILRKKGTLKMRLNQLLTEKTRPRRLGLVMALALACAAPMAIAQGMLIKGAAAAPGAAITYSHAVLDKARLTSAFGPRKHPITGEMKTHNGVDLADASGVAVYAPSAGVITSATKKDAYGNLVEMQAGGDTVLRFAQLKSMKVKAGDTVKPGDVIGTLGESGQATGPHLHLEVLRGGVAVDPQAEEGLVLADDLKLPAANP is encoded by the coding sequence ATGAGCCCGCTGGGTCTTGTCCTGCTCGCGCTGGGCTGGAGCGCGGCCGTCTGGGCCGGTGCCAGCCTGATCTGCCGGAAACAGCCGCCGCCGAAAGTGGCGCAGGCCATCTGGCGCGGGGCAGGGCTTGCGCTCGCCGCGCCGTTTGCCGCCTCGCTGGTCGTGCCGGGATTTTCTGCCGACATCGCCGCGCCGCTGGCCGAGCTGCCACTGCTGGAGCCGGTTATGGCCGTACCGCCGCAAGGCACTGGCGCCGCCGCACCGGCCGCCGGGCTTAGAATGCCGGACATTGGCACGCTGATCCTGGCCGTCATCGCGGCGGGCTGGGCCGTCCGCTTTCTGCTGTGGGCGATCAGCCAGGTGCGCTTGCAGCGGCTGAAGGCGCGCGCCATGCGCACCCGCCGCCCGATTGGCCATTGGGCGGAAGCCGTCGGCCTCGCCCGCACGCCGCATGTGCAGGTCATCCCGCGCGGGGCGCCGTTCCTTGCAGGCATCCTGAAACGATCCGTCTACGTCCCGGCTGCCCTGATCAATGGGGCAGGGGCGAGCGAGGTCATCGTGCACGAACTGGTTCACCTGAAACGGGGCGACCTGATTGCACGGCCGCTTGAGCGGATCGTGGCGGACATCTTCTGGTTCTCCCCCTTTGCCTGGTGGATTCGCGGCCAGCTCGATTTCTGGCGCGAAGCGGTTGTCGATGAAGACACGGTCGAATTGACGGGCGACCGGATCGCCTATGCCCGGACCCTGACGTCTGCTGCGCGCGTGTCGCGCGATGAGGCGGTGCTGCCTGTGGCGGCATTCATCCTCCGGAAGAAAGGAACCCTGAAGATGCGTCTCAACCAATTGCTGACAGAAAAAACCCGTCCGCGCCGTCTTGGCCTTGTCATGGCACTTGCGCTTGCCTGCGCCGCCCCGATGGCGATTGCGCAGGGCATGCTGATAAAGGGCGCTGCCGCTGCGCCCGGCGCAGCCATCACCTACAGCCATGCCGTGCTGGACAAGGCCCGCCTGACGAGCGCGTTCGGCCCGCGTAAACATCCGATCACGGGCGAAATGAAAACGCATAATGGCGTCGACCTCGCCGATGCATCGGGCGTAGCCGTCTATGCGCCATCGGCCGGCGTGATCACATCGGCAACCAAAAAAGACGCCTATGGAAACCTTGTGGAGATGCAGGCCGGCGGCGACACCGTGCTGCGCTTTGCCCAGCTGAAATCCATGAAGGTGAAGGCAGGGGACACGGTAAAGCCGGGCGATGTCATCGGCACGCTTGGCGAGTCCGGACAGGCCACCGGCCCGCACCTGCATCTTGAAGTCCTGCGCGGCGGTGTTGCTGTCGATCCGCAGGCGGAGGAGGGCCTCGTTCTGGCAGACGATCTGAAACTTCCTGCCGCCAACCCCTGA
- a CDS encoding ribose-phosphate pyrophosphokinase: MKLLACNANRPLAEAIADYLDMRLTRSEVKSFADEEIFVRIDENVRGEDVFVIQSTSHPANDNLMQLLIMMDALKRASARRITAVIPYFGYARQDRKTDGRTPISAKLVANLISSAGADRVLTVDLHAGQIQGFFDIPTDNLFGSPVMIDDIKERYGKDKIVVVSPDVGGVVRARSLAKRLDDADLAIVDKRRPEAGKSEVMNIIGDVSGKRCIMLDDMCDSGGTLANAAAALKEAGAKSVSAYVSHGVLSGKAVDRIEKSVLDELVMTDTIAPSDEAKKSKSIRILPIAPLLGEAIRRIANEESVSKLFDR; encoded by the coding sequence ATGAAACTTCTCGCTTGCAACGCGAACCGCCCGTTGGCCGAGGCCATTGCCGACTATCTGGACATGAGACTGACCCGCTCGGAGGTGAAATCCTTCGCAGACGAGGAAATCTTCGTCCGCATCGATGAGAACGTCCGCGGCGAGGACGTCTTCGTCATTCAGTCGACCTCTCACCCGGCCAATGACAATCTGATGCAGCTGCTGATCATGATGGATGCGCTGAAGCGCGCCTCGGCCCGGCGCATCACGGCGGTGATCCCCTATTTCGGCTATGCCCGGCAGGACCGGAAGACCGACGGGCGCACGCCGATCTCGGCCAAGCTGGTTGCCAATCTGATCTCCTCGGCCGGCGCCGACCGCGTCCTGACCGTCGACCTGCACGCCGGCCAGATCCAGGGCTTCTTCGACATCCCGACCGATAACCTCTTCGGCAGCCCGGTGATGATCGACGATATCAAGGAACGCTACGGCAAGGACAAGATCGTGGTCGTCTCGCCGGACGTCGGCGGCGTGGTGCGCGCGCGGTCCCTCGCCAAGCGGCTCGACGATGCAGATCTCGCCATCGTCGACAAGCGCCGCCCCGAAGCCGGCAAGTCAGAAGTGATGAACATCATCGGTGATGTGAGCGGCAAGCGCTGCATCATGCTGGACGACATGTGCGACTCGGGCGGCACGTTGGCAAATGCTGCTGCAGCCCTGAAGGAAGCCGGTGCGAAATCGGTCTCGGCCTATGTCAGCCACGGCGTCCTGTCCGGCAAGGCCGTCGACCGGATCGAAAAATCGGTGCTCGACGAACTGGTGATGACCGACACGATCGCCCCGTCGGACGAAGCGAAGAAATCCAAATCCATCCGCATCCTGCCGATCGCGCCGCTGCTGGGCGAAGCCATCCGCCGCATCGCGAACGAGGAAAGCGTCTCGAAACTCTTCGACCGCTAA
- the pgeF gene encoding peptidoglycan editing factor PgeF: MPETALPPFETAPGLAGLKGIRHGFFGRAGGVSTGLYASLNAGPGSGDDPAAVAQNRDIIRQAMGADVLLSCHQIHSAQVVHVTDAWDTDRPQADAMVTTLPGFGLCILTADCTPVLFADAEAGVIGAAHAGWKGALGGVLEATVASMTELGARPGRIHAAIGPTIGQASYEVGPEFRDTFLEASPASEHLFGPGQGDRYHFDLPGYCSASLVAMDIGHIVNLDLDTCALEDAYFSNRRRNHRGEPDYGRNASVIMLAP; this comes from the coding sequence ATGCCAGAGACTGCCCTGCCCCCTTTCGAAACCGCCCCCGGCCTTGCCGGCCTGAAAGGCATCCGCCACGGATTCTTCGGGCGGGCCGGCGGAGTCTCCACCGGGCTCTATGCCAGCCTCAATGCCGGGCCGGGCTCGGGCGACGACCCGGCCGCGGTGGCGCAGAACCGGGACATCATCCGCCAGGCCATGGGCGCGGACGTCCTGCTGTCCTGCCACCAGATCCATTCGGCGCAGGTGGTCCACGTCACGGACGCCTGGGACACAGACCGCCCGCAGGCCGACGCCATGGTCACCACGCTGCCGGGCTTTGGCCTCTGCATCCTGACGGCGGACTGTACGCCGGTCCTCTTCGCGGACGCCGAAGCGGGCGTGATCGGGGCGGCGCATGCCGGCTGGAAAGGCGCCCTTGGCGGCGTGCTGGAGGCAACGGTCGCCTCTATGACCGAGCTCGGCGCCCGGCCGGGCCGCATCCACGCGGCCATCGGGCCGACGATCGGCCAGGCCAGCTATGAGGTCGGCCCGGAATTCCGCGACACCTTCCTGGAGGCCTCCCCCGCCAGCGAGCACCTGTTCGGTCCCGGCCAGGGAGACCGCTATCATTTCGACCTGCCCGGCTATTGCAGCGCCAGTCTCGTCGCCATGGACATCGGCCACATCGTCAATCTCGACCTCGACACCTGCGCCCTGGAAGACGCCTATTTCTCCAACCGGCGCCGCAATCATCGCGGCGAGCCGGACTATGGCCGAAATGCCTCAGTCATTATGCTTGCACCGTAA
- a CDS encoding ammonium transporter: MGTSAGDTAWILTATALVLFMTLPGLALFYGGLVQAKNLLSVLMQCMAIAALMSIVWLVCGYSLAFGPGDGGIIGGFAKSFAAGVTAAPLDGQSIPEPLFMMFQMTFAIITPALIVGAFVERVNFGAMLVFCALWLLLCYAPAAHWVWGGGWLAGMGVIDFAGGIVVHTTAGVSALVFALIIGKRAHFPKDMHPPHSPGFVMLGAAMLWVGWFGFNAGSALGANGDAARAMLVTHTSAATASLVWMGIEWVSFRKPTLVGIATGMVAGLATITPAAGSVGPAGAIVIGAASALVCYGAVVLIRQKLQIDDSLDVFAVHGVGGILGSLSLPFLAAFGPLAPGLSKPVFTQFGIQLLGVAVVALLSAVVTAGLLYAIRTVIPLRVSPEDEEAGLDSATHGETAYHQ, translated from the coding sequence ATGGGCACCAGCGCGGGGGACACCGCCTGGATCCTCACCGCCACCGCGCTCGTCCTGTTCATGACCCTGCCCGGCCTCGCCCTGTTCTATGGCGGCCTGGTTCAGGCCAAGAACCTGCTCTCGGTGCTGATGCAGTGCATGGCGATCGCCGCGCTGATGAGCATCGTCTGGCTGGTTTGCGGATATTCCCTCGCCTTCGGGCCGGGCGATGGCGGCATCATCGGCGGCTTTGCGAAATCCTTCGCCGCAGGGGTCACCGCGGCGCCGCTGGACGGCCAGTCCATTCCCGAACCGCTCTTCATGATGTTCCAGATGACCTTTGCGATCATCACCCCGGCACTGATCGTGGGGGCCTTTGTGGAGCGGGTGAATTTCGGGGCGATGCTGGTCTTCTGCGCGCTGTGGCTGCTGCTGTGCTACGCGCCGGCCGCGCACTGGGTGTGGGGCGGCGGCTGGCTGGCCGGCATGGGCGTCATCGACTTTGCGGGCGGCATCGTCGTGCACACCACGGCCGGCGTGTCCGCTCTCGTCTTTGCCCTGATCATCGGCAAGCGGGCGCACTTCCCCAAGGACATGCATCCGCCGCACAGCCCCGGCTTCGTCATGCTGGGCGCGGCCATGCTGTGGGTCGGCTGGTTCGGCTTCAATGCCGGCTCGGCCCTCGGCGCCAATGGGGACGCCGCCCGCGCCATGCTGGTGACGCACACCTCGGCCGCCACCGCGTCCCTCGTCTGGATGGGCATCGAATGGGTCAGCTTCCGCAAGCCCACGCTGGTCGGTATCGCGACCGGCATGGTGGCCGGCCTTGCCACGATCACGCCTGCGGCCGGCTCTGTCGGCCCGGCCGGAGCGATCGTCATCGGGGCGGCCAGCGCGCTGGTCTGTTATGGCGCGGTGGTGCTGATCCGGCAGAAACTGCAGATCGACGACAGTCTCGACGTGTTCGCCGTGCATGGCGTCGGCGGCATTCTCGGCAGTCTCTCCCTGCCCTTCCTGGCCGCGTTCGGCCCGCTGGCGCCGGGCCTGTCAAAGCCGGTCTTCACCCAGTTCGGGATCCAGCTGCTGGGCGTCGCGGTGGTCGCGCTCCTGTCGGCAGTGGTCACCGCAGGCCTGCTCTACGCCATCCGCACCGTGATCCCGCTGCGTGTTTCACCGGAGGATGAAGAGGCCGGGCTCGATTCCGCCACGCATGGCGAAACCGCTTATCACCAATAG
- a CDS encoding GFA family protein codes for MIRADIARPPVPSVPLHGGCHCGAVRYEITARPKAVNACHCDDCKRLSGATFGVYLHVPKPALAVTSGTFDTFRRTGGSGHTIPIERCTECGTRMWHLPDAAPDLVILCAGTLDDPSWAVPTSHIFTEEAAPDAVAASDALVIEAFNSTRRALWAHFDRIYSVSS; via the coding sequence ATGATCCGCGCCGATATTGCCCGCCCGCCCGTTCCGTCCGTCCCGCTCCATGGCGGCTGCCATTGCGGCGCCGTCCGGTATGAGATCACCGCGCGCCCGAAGGCGGTGAACGCCTGCCATTGCGATGATTGCAAACGCCTGTCAGGCGCGACCTTCGGCGTCTATCTGCATGTTCCGAAACCTGCGCTGGCCGTGACGTCCGGGACATTCGACACATTCCGGCGCACCGGCGGAAGCGGGCACACGATCCCGATCGAGCGGTGTACGGAATGCGGCACGCGGATGTGGCACCTGCCGGACGCCGCGCCGGATCTCGTCATCCTGTGCGCGGGCACGCTGGACGATCCGTCCTGGGCGGTGCCGACCTCCCACATCTTCACCGAAGAAGCCGCCCCCGACGCCGTCGCCGCCAGCGACGCCCTCGTCATCGAAGCCTTCAACTCCACCCGCCGGGCGCTCTGGGCCCATTTCGACCGGATTTACTCAGTGTCGAGTTGA
- a CDS encoding YncE family protein, with protein sequence MAKQRLAAAIAALMWVAACGGGGGSGSGTSAPASSPNQAPVSAAGESFSAHIEADGTPLDGSQSWDPDSDALSFEWVIVSEPEGAGAQFNDATDVRPKLQARAPGTYEIELTVTDPAGASGHDTIVVSLENDAPEPKAAVSLSMPALGEDIELTAVETTDINGQPLTYTWTLETAPAGVMVGTTYDGVIQTTSFDVEGAYGFSLTVSDGYDTVTVDIPVIFASKFSVRKLPVGFGAMGVQPGGGRLVVRLQRQIAIFDEGVREPKLVSVPGDGVIGVAVSPNGHLAALGSYHAVTFVDLDKAEVVATWPVGASPVNLVVSDEGIAYITDQRDGSTDLVSVNMENGESITTPGRYPDSRGYMPPSGDKLYFMANVSPDVLGRYTISDGVFSDYREAADASGTCGTGWISGDGSAMLTNCGRVVRLSDDPATDMTTIGKIYNLGAVQSATYSPITKYWYVLGPPNDAYQSKILVYDSRNFELIHTIEMPLEHGSSGNQLVVRDIIASQTDLSLRILATDHLTMNVDHYILVTALEYPAGANLPPEVSVQKYSATYAGKAVTVDASDTLDPEGLPLTYSWRVAAEPSPGWATLENADTAVVRMTPAMEGEYTLELTVSDGVHKVVRQIGVLVSPGKDAVFYRLPGDILDAEYSKPLSTLAYIVDGESSIHLVNLLTFKEEIVPLERQAYRIGIGPDGLQAALSLSGLLNLVDLQTAKVVDSAPTAWDWGDIVLDRNGRAHMNTERGNTGPLVTVDFGSDQVSLNYSVSLGTLLRMHPLENWIYGVTTRQTPAILRKWDATTLPVQSIRSETIGVDKDELGGNIWFSEDGQRMLTATGKLFTVSGNDSEDLLLDKTIQDGIFAAWADHSSETGEWAVVIGNSANVPSLNGKVAFYDDQTLTRKSAAELRDVPIGGTLYPVLAARIFYSEDGSGQVIMTSNLGATADPITVQVLNLLK encoded by the coding sequence ATGGCGAAGCAGAGGCTTGCTGCGGCGATAGCGGCATTGATGTGGGTTGCCGCGTGTGGTGGGGGTGGCGGTTCAGGATCCGGAACATCTGCGCCAGCATCTTCGCCGAACCAGGCCCCTGTATCTGCCGCCGGTGAAAGTTTTTCCGCCCATATTGAAGCTGACGGCACGCCGCTGGACGGCAGCCAGAGTTGGGATCCGGACAGCGATGCATTGAGTTTTGAATGGGTCATCGTATCGGAACCTGAGGGCGCAGGCGCGCAATTCAATGATGCGACAGATGTGCGGCCAAAGCTGCAGGCACGGGCGCCCGGGACTTATGAAATAGAGCTGACCGTCACGGACCCCGCAGGCGCATCGGGACATGACACGATTGTGGTCAGCCTTGAAAACGATGCGCCCGAGCCGAAGGCAGCTGTCTCACTTTCTATGCCTGCGCTTGGAGAAGACATCGAACTGACTGCGGTGGAAACGACGGATATCAACGGCCAGCCGCTGACATATACGTGGACCCTGGAGACGGCTCCGGCGGGTGTGATGGTTGGCACGACATATGACGGCGTCATCCAAACGACCTCTTTCGACGTGGAAGGGGCGTACGGCTTCTCCCTGACCGTATCGGACGGGTACGATACGGTCACCGTCGATATTCCTGTGATCTTTGCCAGCAAATTTTCTGTCCGTAAGCTGCCCGTCGGGTTCGGGGCGATGGGGGTGCAACCTGGTGGCGGCCGGTTGGTGGTCAGACTGCAGCGCCAAATAGCAATCTTCGATGAAGGGGTGAGAGAACCGAAACTGGTCTCTGTTCCGGGCGACGGTGTGATAGGCGTGGCCGTATCACCGAACGGACACCTCGCTGCGCTGGGATCTTATCACGCCGTGACCTTTGTTGATCTCGACAAAGCCGAGGTCGTCGCCACATGGCCTGTGGGCGCCTCTCCCGTTAACCTCGTCGTGTCCGACGAGGGGATCGCCTACATAACAGACCAGCGGGATGGCAGTACCGATCTGGTGTCGGTAAACATGGAAAATGGCGAGAGCATAACAACTCCGGGCCGGTATCCGGACTCGAGGGGGTACATGCCTCCCTCCGGTGACAAATTGTATTTCATGGCGAATGTGTCTCCGGATGTGCTTGGCCGGTACACGATCTCGGATGGGGTGTTTTCCGACTATCGTGAGGCGGCCGACGCAAGCGGTACTTGCGGAACCGGTTGGATAAGCGGCGACGGAAGCGCGATGCTGACCAATTGCGGGCGGGTCGTACGGCTTTCCGATGATCCGGCAACGGATATGACCACGATCGGAAAGATCTACAATCTGGGTGCCGTGCAGAGTGCGACGTATAGCCCGATTACAAAATACTGGTATGTGCTGGGCCCCCCGAATGACGCGTATCAGAGTAAGATTCTGGTGTATGACTCCAGGAACTTTGAGCTGATCCATACGATCGAGATGCCGTTGGAGCATGGGTCAAGCGGCAACCAGTTGGTTGTGCGAGACATTATTGCGAGTCAGACGGATCTTTCGCTCCGCATTCTGGCAACAGATCATCTGACAATGAATGTGGATCACTACATACTGGTGACGGCGCTTGAATATCCGGCGGGTGCGAACCTGCCACCGGAAGTGTCCGTGCAGAAATATTCCGCAACATATGCCGGGAAGGCTGTTACCGTCGACGCGAGCGATACCTTGGACCCAGAGGGGCTGCCTCTGACCTATAGTTGGCGCGTTGCAGCCGAACCTTCCCCTGGATGGGCGACTCTGGAAAACGCAGACACAGCGGTCGTCCGCATGACGCCTGCCATGGAAGGCGAGTACACGCTGGAGCTGACGGTGAGTGATGGCGTCCATAAGGTCGTTCGGCAGATCGGGGTCCTAGTCTCTCCCGGAAAAGATGCCGTATTCTACAGGTTGCCAGGGGACATTCTTGATGCAGAGTACTCGAAACCACTTTCGACGCTCGCCTATATTGTGGACGGGGAGTCTTCGATCCATCTCGTCAATCTTCTGACCTTCAAGGAGGAAATCGTTCCACTAGAGCGGCAGGCATACCGGATCGGGATTGGTCCTGACGGTCTGCAGGCGGCCCTCTCTCTCTCGGGTCTTCTAAATCTTGTCGACCTCCAGACAGCCAAAGTCGTCGACAGCGCGCCGACTGCCTGGGACTGGGGCGATATCGTTCTGGACCGGAACGGGCGCGCTCACATGAATACGGAGCGCGGCAACACTGGTCCTCTCGTCACGGTTGACTTCGGATCAGACCAGGTCAGTCTCAATTATAGCGTCTCTCTCGGCACGCTGCTGCGCATGCATCCGCTGGAAAACTGGATTTATGGTGTCACGACGAGGCAAACGCCCGCCATTCTCCGGAAATGGGACGCGACGACTCTGCCCGTTCAATCGATCCGGTCAGAAACGATCGGTGTCGACAAGGATGAGCTGGGTGGAAATATCTGGTTCAGCGAAGACGGGCAGCGGATGCTGACCGCGACCGGCAAGCTATTCACAGTCTCAGGCAATGACAGTGAGGATTTGCTGCTCGATAAGACAATTCAGGACGGTATCTTCGCGGCCTGGGCGGATCACTCCAGCGAGACAGGGGAGTGGGCCGTGGTCATCGGTAATTCGGCGAACGTGCCGAGCCTGAATGGAAAAGTCGCATTCTATGATGATCAGACTCTCACCCGGAAATCTGCCGCCGAATTGCGTGACGTGCCCATAGGCGGCACACTTTATCCCGTTCTGGCCGCACGGATATTCTATTCTGAAGATGGCTCCGGCCAGGTGATCATGACATCCAATTTGGGGGCCACAGCGGATCCCATCACCGTTCAGGTGTTGAACCTGTTGAAATGA